One window from the genome of Mycolicibacterium gadium encodes:
- a CDS encoding ABC-F family ATP-binding cassette domain-containing protein, with protein MSSITCSALSFAFSDGTPLFTDLSFTVGEGRTGLVAPNGAGKSTLLQLIVGDRKPTGGSISVDGSVAYLPQTLAFTTERTVAEVLGIAHVIDALDALAGGDAGDDVFAAIGDDWDVEERSRFQLDRLGLGHLDLDRRLGSLSGGEVVSLGLAAQLLTQPDVLLLDEPTNNLDVDARHKLYDALDGFTGCLLLVSHDRWLLDRMDRIAELYRGEMHFYGGNFTMYEETVNEAQRVAEDNIRNAEQRLKREKREMQQSRERAAKRSSTAARNIKDAGLPKIIAGAMKRSAQESAGRIDGVNAARVADANNRLDEAERALRDDDVLALELPETNVPAGRTVVRAEGLTAQRGGRALFTDADLTVRGPERIALTGRNGAGKSTLLRMIAGAAPAATSDIGEAASTAGTVARADGRVAYLSQRLDLLSPDATVAQSLAASAPSLSETRRMHLLARFLFRGNRIHLPVSALSGGERLRATLACVLYAEPAPQLLLLDEPTNNLDLVSVGQLESALNAYQGAFVVVSHDERFLAEIGVQRTLRLSGGRLHHN; from the coding sequence ATGTCTTCCATCACTTGTTCGGCCTTGTCGTTCGCGTTCTCCGACGGCACACCGCTGTTCACGGACCTGTCGTTCACCGTCGGCGAGGGCCGCACCGGGCTGGTCGCCCCCAACGGCGCGGGTAAGAGCACGCTGCTGCAGTTGATCGTCGGCGATCGCAAACCCACCGGCGGTTCGATCAGCGTCGACGGCTCCGTCGCCTATCTGCCGCAGACGCTGGCGTTCACGACGGAGCGGACCGTCGCCGAAGTGCTCGGCATCGCGCACGTCATCGACGCACTCGACGCGTTGGCCGGCGGTGACGCCGGCGACGACGTGTTCGCCGCCATCGGCGACGACTGGGATGTCGAGGAACGCAGCCGCTTCCAGCTCGACCGACTCGGCCTTGGCCACCTCGACCTCGACCGGCGGCTGGGCTCGCTGTCCGGCGGCGAGGTCGTCTCCCTCGGACTGGCCGCGCAACTGCTCACGCAACCCGACGTCCTGCTGCTCGACGAGCCGACCAACAACCTCGACGTCGACGCCCGGCACAAGCTGTACGACGCGCTCGACGGCTTCACCGGATGTCTGCTGCTGGTCAGCCACGACCGCTGGCTGCTCGACCGGATGGACCGCATCGCCGAGCTGTACCGCGGCGAAATGCATTTCTACGGCGGCAACTTCACGATGTACGAAGAGACAGTGAACGAGGCGCAGCGGGTGGCCGAGGACAACATCCGCAACGCCGAACAGCGCCTCAAGCGCGAGAAGCGCGAAATGCAGCAGTCGCGCGAGCGCGCGGCGAAACGGTCGTCCACGGCCGCACGCAACATCAAGGATGCCGGGCTGCCGAAGATCATCGCGGGCGCGATGAAGCGCAGCGCGCAGGAGTCGGCGGGCCGGATCGACGGGGTCAACGCGGCGCGAGTCGCCGACGCCAACAACCGTCTCGACGAGGCGGAACGCGCACTGCGCGACGACGACGTGCTGGCGCTGGAGCTCCCCGAGACGAACGTCCCTGCCGGCCGCACGGTCGTGCGGGCCGAAGGCCTGACCGCGCAACGCGGCGGCCGGGCGCTGTTCACCGATGCCGATCTGACCGTCCGCGGCCCTGAACGCATCGCGCTCACCGGGCGCAACGGCGCGGGCAAGTCGACGCTGCTGCGCATGATCGCCGGAGCCGCCCCGGCGGCGACATCAGATATCGGGGAGGCGGCGTCCACCGCCGGAACCGTCGCCCGTGCCGACGGCCGGGTGGCGTATCTGTCTCAGCGACTCGACCTGCTCAGCCCCGACGCCACCGTCGCGCAAAGCCTCGCCGCATCCGCGCCCAGCCTGTCCGAAACCCGGCGGATGCATCTGCTGGCCCGGTTCCTGTTTCGTGGTAACCGGATTCACCTGCCGGTCTCGGCGCTCTCGGGCGGCGAACGGTTGCGCGCGACGCTGGCATGCGTGCTCTACGCCGAACCGGCGCCACAGCTGCTGCTGCTCGATGAGCCGACCAACAATCTCGACTTGGTCAGCGTCGGACAGCTGGAATCGGCGCTGAACGCCTACCAGGGCGCGTTCGTGGTGGTCAGCCACGACGAGCGGTTCCTGGCGGAGATCGGTGTCCAGCGCACCCTTCGGCTATCTGGCGGACGGCTGCATCACAACTAG
- a CDS encoding ATP-binding protein: MPVEWVTVPLEPALETLEAGWGTRAGTVIIGPAGVGKTTLARAAVARLGTGFDRVDWVIATAPTATIPFAAFSHLIEVPDTGKTAEVLRNARESLGDGRLLVVDDAHLLDKLSAALVHQLAVSGAVNLIVTVAPNGPVAEEVSALWEDHLLDRIELQPAGHDDSRVATLVEQFVAALPPTAHRVLEYLAVDDPLPLAQISGLVSREAVAEAEAAGAIVVDDDRVRPAHPLFVDAVRDALGGPDLRRLRTELVERLGAAPPRDVVELLRLAVLALDADRPQPTAELVKAAQEALRLGDLELSERLGRAALRRAASLPARLTLAYALAWQGRGRDADSVLAQVDPSTLSEDELMAWALPLAANQFWMLSQPERATAFLQATRNKVSSPAARTTLDALSATFAMNAGGPARALQIADEVLKSPAADDTAIGWASAAAALSSARMGRFSDVDAFAERAIAAGHPGLLRFTSGFGQTTALLMAGDLDSAQDLGQQLTDFAQLQQPGRAIGEVLVADVLIAKGELESAVRLLRRAAAALAPTGYSWGPLAWMLLAQALGQQGSTVEAGKALSRAESRHGLKSMLFAPELALARAWTMSARGDKHGAVTAARDAARSAERGGQTAVVLRAQFDAVRFGDLRAADAIARVSVECDCALGQLALTYARALVGRDVAGLSEAAHRLTAIGMHRAAADAAAQAADAETV; this comes from the coding sequence GTGCCAGTGGAGTGGGTGACCGTGCCGCTTGAACCGGCACTGGAGACACTCGAAGCCGGCTGGGGAACTCGCGCCGGAACGGTGATCATCGGCCCCGCCGGGGTCGGCAAGACCACGCTGGCACGCGCCGCAGTTGCGCGTTTGGGTACCGGGTTCGACCGGGTGGATTGGGTCATTGCGACCGCGCCGACCGCCACAATTCCGTTCGCCGCATTCAGCCACCTCATCGAGGTACCGGACACCGGCAAGACCGCGGAGGTGCTGCGGAACGCTCGTGAGTCACTCGGTGATGGCCGACTGTTGGTCGTGGACGACGCCCACCTGCTGGACAAGTTGTCGGCGGCCCTGGTCCATCAGCTGGCCGTGAGTGGCGCAGTCAACCTCATCGTGACAGTTGCGCCCAACGGGCCTGTGGCCGAGGAGGTCTCGGCGCTCTGGGAGGATCACCTGCTCGACCGAATCGAGCTGCAACCCGCGGGCCATGACGACAGCAGAGTAGCCACGCTGGTCGAGCAATTCGTCGCCGCGCTACCCCCCACCGCTCACCGCGTCCTGGAGTACCTGGCCGTCGACGATCCGCTCCCCCTGGCTCAAATCTCCGGGTTGGTGAGCCGCGAAGCCGTCGCCGAGGCGGAGGCCGCAGGCGCGATCGTGGTCGACGACGATCGGGTGCGACCGGCCCATCCGCTGTTCGTCGATGCCGTGCGCGACGCACTGGGTGGTCCGGACCTGCGCCGACTGCGCACGGAGCTCGTCGAACGCCTAGGCGCCGCGCCCCCTCGAGACGTGGTCGAACTGCTGCGGCTGGCCGTGCTCGCCCTGGACGCCGACCGGCCGCAGCCGACCGCCGAATTGGTCAAGGCCGCCCAGGAAGCGCTCCGCCTGGGCGACCTCGAGTTGTCCGAGCGACTCGGACGGGCGGCGCTGCGACGTGCGGCGTCCCTGCCCGCCCGGCTGACACTCGCCTACGCACTGGCGTGGCAGGGTCGCGGCCGCGACGCTGATTCCGTTCTGGCGCAAGTGGATCCGTCGACCCTGTCCGAAGACGAGTTGATGGCGTGGGCCTTGCCGCTGGCCGCCAATCAATTCTGGATGCTGTCCCAGCCGGAGCGGGCAACCGCGTTTTTGCAGGCGACAAGAAACAAGGTGTCTTCGCCCGCCGCCCGAACCACTCTGGATGCGTTGTCGGCGACGTTCGCGATGAACGCAGGTGGTCCCGCCCGGGCACTGCAGATCGCGGACGAGGTCCTGAAGTCACCGGCGGCCGACGACACTGCGATCGGGTGGGCATCGGCCGCCGCGGCGTTGAGTTCGGCCCGCATGGGACGGTTCTCCGACGTCGACGCATTCGCCGAAAGGGCCATCGCCGCCGGGCATCCGGGACTGCTGCGGTTCACCAGTGGCTTCGGTCAGACCACGGCGCTGTTGATGGCGGGCGACCTGGACAGCGCACAGGACCTGGGGCAACAGCTCACCGACTTCGCGCAGCTGCAACAGCCCGGGCGCGCCATCGGCGAGGTGCTGGTGGCCGACGTGCTGATCGCGAAGGGCGAACTCGAGTCGGCAGTTCGGCTGTTGCGCAGGGCTGCGGCGGCCTTGGCGCCGACGGGTTATTCGTGGGGCCCACTGGCCTGGATGCTGTTGGCACAGGCGCTCGGCCAGCAGGGCTCGACCGTCGAGGCGGGAAAGGCGTTGTCGCGCGCGGAGTCTCGGCACGGTTTGAAATCGATGCTGTTCGCGCCGGAACTCGCGCTGGCACGCGCGTGGACGATGTCGGCGCGGGGCGACAAGCACGGCGCCGTAACGGCGGCACGCGACGCGGCGCGTAGCGCCGAGCGTGGCGGGCAGACGGCGGTCGTGCTGCGGGCCCAGTTCGATGCGGTACGGTTCGGCGACCTTCGCGCAGCCGACGCTATCGCGCGTGTCAGCGTTGAATGCGACTGCGCGCTCGGACAATTGGCGCTCACCTACGCACGCGCACTGGTCGGCCGCGACGTGGCGGGCCTCAGCGAAGCGGCACACCGCTTGACGGCCATCGGGATGCACCGCGCGGCCGCCGACGCCGCCGCACAGGCGGCCGACGCCGAAACCGTCTAG
- a CDS encoding TIGR00730 family Rossman fold protein has protein sequence MSQELDREWAVCVYCASGPTHPELLTLAEQVGSAIAQRGWTLVSGGGNVSAMGALAAAARARGGHTVGVIPKALVHREVADIDADELVVTDTMRERKQTMEDRADAFIALPGGIGTLEEFFEAWTAGYLGMHDKPVVMLDPFGHYTGLLTWLHGLIDTGYVTHRALDRLVVVDDVEAALAACQPRG, from the coding sequence GTGTCCCAAGAACTCGACCGCGAATGGGCGGTCTGTGTCTACTGCGCGTCGGGACCGACGCATCCTGAGCTGCTGACACTGGCTGAGCAGGTCGGATCCGCGATCGCGCAGCGTGGCTGGACGCTGGTATCCGGCGGGGGGAACGTGTCTGCGATGGGCGCGTTGGCGGCCGCCGCCAGGGCCCGCGGCGGTCATACCGTCGGCGTGATCCCCAAGGCGCTGGTGCATCGCGAGGTCGCCGACATAGACGCAGACGAACTCGTCGTCACCGACACCATGCGCGAGCGCAAGCAGACGATGGAGGACCGCGCAGACGCGTTCATAGCTCTGCCGGGTGGCATCGGCACGTTGGAGGAGTTCTTCGAGGCTTGGACCGCCGGCTACCTGGGTATGCACGACAAACCGGTGGTGATGCTCGACCCGTTCGGGCACTACACCGGTTTGCTCACTTGGCTGCACGGGCTGATCGACACGGGCTACGTCACCCACCGGGCGCTGGACCGGTTGGTGGTCGTCGACGACGTCGAGGCCGCTCTTGCCGCCTGCCAACCGCGTGGGTGA
- the fadD6 gene encoding long-chain-acyl-CoA synthetase FadD6, with protein sequence MADQKSGVRSSVGLLDIATRVPHLLMDAPVMLRGAMTGFMARPTAKTSIGKVFQDRAARYGDKPFLRFEDQELTYRQANETANRYAAVLAARGVGHGDVVGVMLRNSPQTVLLMLAIVKCGAIAGMLNFHQRGDVLSHSIGLLDAKTMVAETDLIEPITESGADTSGLMTLEELDRLASTAPTQDPATTAAVLAKDKAFYIFTSGTTGMPKASVMTHYRWLRALAGFGGLGLRLHSDDALYCCLPLYHNNALTVALGSTINAGATLALGKSFSASKFWDDVIRYQATAFIYIGEICAYLLNQPDKHTDRKHKVRVIIGNGLRPAIWDDFTERFGIPRVCEFYGASEGNTAFVNVLNIDKSTGICPTPVAFVEYDPETGDPVRDDNGRVRKVKTGEPGLLLSKVSNFQPFDGYTDKKATEKKLVRDAFKEGDCWFNTGDLMRSQGFGHAAFTDRLGDTFRWKGENVATTEVEAAVSTDSQVEEATVFGVEVEGAGGRAGMAAIQLKDGQEFDGKALAKAVYDKLPGYALPLFVRVVKELAHTSTFKSQKVDLRKEGYGGSSGEGDEDAEKIEDPIYVLSGREEGYVEFYDEYPDEVAAGKKPKN encoded by the coding sequence ATGGCCGACCAGAAATCCGGCGTCCGGAGCAGTGTCGGTCTGCTCGACATCGCCACCCGGGTTCCGCATCTGTTGATGGACGCCCCTGTGATGTTGCGCGGCGCGATGACCGGCTTCATGGCGCGCCCCACCGCGAAGACGTCGATCGGCAAGGTTTTCCAGGACCGCGCCGCGCGCTACGGCGACAAGCCGTTCCTTCGGTTCGAGGATCAGGAGCTGACCTACCGCCAGGCCAACGAGACTGCGAACCGCTACGCCGCGGTGCTGGCCGCGCGCGGGGTCGGGCACGGCGACGTCGTCGGCGTCATGCTGCGCAACTCACCGCAGACGGTGTTGCTCATGCTCGCCATCGTCAAATGCGGCGCCATCGCGGGCATGCTGAACTTCCACCAGCGCGGCGATGTGCTGTCCCACAGTATCGGACTGCTCGACGCCAAGACGATGGTCGCCGAAACGGATCTGATCGAGCCGATCACCGAGAGCGGCGCCGATACCTCCGGGCTGATGACGCTCGAGGAACTGGACCGCCTCGCCTCCACCGCCCCGACCCAGGACCCGGCGACGACGGCCGCGGTGTTGGCCAAGGACAAGGCGTTCTACATCTTCACCTCGGGGACTACGGGCATGCCCAAGGCCAGCGTGATGACCCACTATCGGTGGCTGCGTGCGCTCGCCGGCTTCGGCGGTCTCGGTCTGCGGCTGCACAGCGACGACGCTCTGTACTGCTGCCTGCCGCTCTACCACAACAACGCGCTGACGGTTGCGCTCGGTTCGACGATCAACGCCGGTGCGACGCTGGCGCTCGGCAAGTCGTTCTCCGCGTCGAAGTTCTGGGACGACGTGATCCGGTACCAGGCGACAGCGTTCATCTACATCGGCGAGATCTGCGCCTATCTGCTGAACCAGCCGGACAAGCACACCGACCGTAAGCACAAGGTGAGGGTGATCATCGGCAACGGGCTGCGGCCGGCCATCTGGGACGACTTCACCGAGAGGTTCGGGATTCCGCGCGTGTGCGAGTTCTACGGCGCCAGCGAGGGCAACACCGCATTCGTCAACGTCCTGAACATCGACAAGTCGACCGGGATTTGCCCGACGCCGGTGGCTTTCGTGGAGTACGACCCCGAAACCGGAGATCCGGTGCGCGACGACAACGGCCGCGTGCGCAAGGTCAAAACCGGTGAGCCGGGCCTGCTGCTGTCGAAGGTGAGCAACTTCCAGCCGTTCGACGGATACACCGACAAGAAGGCCACCGAGAAGAAGCTGGTCCGGGACGCCTTCAAGGAAGGCGATTGCTGGTTCAACACCGGCGACCTGATGCGGTCGCAGGGCTTCGGGCACGCCGCGTTCACCGACCGGCTCGGCGACACCTTCCGCTGGAAGGGTGAAAACGTCGCGACCACCGAGGTCGAGGCCGCGGTGTCGACCGATTCGCAGGTCGAGGAAGCCACGGTGTTCGGCGTCGAGGTCGAGGGGGCAGGTGGGCGCGCGGGGATGGCGGCGATCCAGCTCAAGGACGGTCAGGAGTTCGACGGTAAAGCCTTGGCCAAGGCCGTCTACGACAAGCTGCCCGGCTACGCCCTGCCACTGTTCGTCCGGGTAGTCAAAGAACTCGCACATACGTCGACGTTCAAAAGCCAGAAGGTGGACCTGCGCAAGGAGGGCTACGGGGGATCGTCGGGTGAAGGCGACGAGGACGCCGAGAAGATCGAGGACCCGATCTACGTGCTGTCCGGTCGCGAGGAGGGCTACGTCGAGTTCTACGACGAGTACCCCGACGAGGTCGCGGCGGGCAAGAAGCCCAAGAACTAG
- the folP gene encoding dihydropteroate synthase, whose protein sequence is MAIVNRTPDSFYDRGATFTDEAAKTAAHRVIEDGADIVDVGGVKAGPGGPVNVDEEIARVVPFIEWLRDTYPDRLISVDTWRAVVAKQACAAGADLINDTWGGHDPALPEVAAEFGAGLVCSHTGGAVPRTRPFRVNYGISERGVVDDVIAEVTAAAERAVASGVARDAILIDPTHDFGKNTYHGLSLLRHVKDLVNTGWPVLMALSNKDFVGETLGVDLTERLEGTLAATALAAADGAAMFRVHEVSSTRRVLEMVASIHGTRPPTRTVRGLA, encoded by the coding sequence ATGGCGATCGTCAACCGCACGCCGGATTCGTTCTACGATCGCGGCGCCACTTTCACCGACGAGGCCGCCAAGACGGCCGCCCACCGCGTGATCGAGGACGGCGCCGACATCGTCGACGTGGGCGGTGTCAAAGCAGGCCCAGGGGGGCCCGTAAACGTCGACGAGGAGATCGCCCGCGTCGTCCCCTTCATCGAATGGCTCCGCGACACCTATCCCGACCGGCTGATCAGCGTCGACACCTGGCGTGCGGTGGTGGCCAAGCAGGCCTGCGCGGCCGGTGCGGACCTGATCAACGACACCTGGGGCGGTCACGACCCAGCGCTGCCTGAGGTCGCCGCGGAGTTCGGCGCCGGATTGGTCTGTTCACACACCGGCGGTGCGGTGCCGCGCACCCGCCCGTTCCGCGTCAACTACGGCATCTCCGAACGCGGCGTCGTCGACGATGTCATCGCAGAGGTAACCGCCGCGGCCGAGCGTGCGGTCGCTTCCGGGGTCGCGCGGGACGCCATCTTGATCGATCCGACCCACGATTTCGGCAAGAACACTTATCACGGTCTTAGTTTGTTGCGCCACGTAAAAGACCTTGTAAATACTGGATGGCCGGTCCTGATGGCGCTGAGCAACAAAGATTTCGTCGGGGAAACTCTGGGTGTGGACCTGACTGAACGCCTGGAAGGCACATTGGCTGCGACCGCACTGGCCGCCGCCGATGGCGCCGCCATGTTCCGAGTGCATGAGGTGAGTTCCACTCGACGCGTACTGGAAATGGTCGCGTCGATCCACGGAACGCGTCCACCGACGCGCACAGTGAGGGGACTGGCATGA
- a CDS encoding glucosyl-3-phosphoglycerate synthase, whose product MTVLIEQPTELAATDIAAHPWLADNSWSRPMWTIEELVAAKGSRTISVVLPALNEEETVASVVETITPLLGGLVDELIVLDSGSTDDTEIRALAAGARVISREVALPEVAPQPGKGEVLWRSLAVTTGDIVVFVDSDLIDPDPMFVPKLLGPLLTAEGVHLVKGFYRRPLKVSGSEDANGGGRVTELVARPLLAALRPELTCLLQPLGGEYAGTRELLTSVPFAPGYGVEIGLLVDTYDRLGLNAIAQVNLGVREHRNRPLTELAAMSRQVIATLLSRCGVPDSGVGLTQFFADGDGFTPRTSEVSLVDRPPMKTLRPGL is encoded by the coding sequence ATGACTGTGCTAATTGAACAGCCAACGGAGCTGGCCGCCACCGATATCGCGGCACACCCTTGGCTGGCCGACAACAGCTGGAGCCGGCCCATGTGGACGATCGAAGAACTCGTGGCCGCGAAGGGATCCCGCACCATCTCGGTGGTGCTGCCCGCCCTCAACGAGGAAGAGACGGTCGCAAGCGTCGTCGAGACCATCACGCCGCTGCTCGGCGGCCTGGTCGATGAGCTCATCGTGCTTGATTCCGGATCGACCGACGACACCGAGATCCGCGCGCTGGCCGCCGGTGCGAGGGTGATCAGCCGCGAGGTGGCCCTGCCCGAGGTCGCACCGCAGCCGGGCAAAGGCGAGGTGCTGTGGCGCTCGCTGGCCGTGACGACCGGCGACATCGTCGTGTTCGTCGACTCCGACCTGATCGACCCCGACCCCATGTTCGTCCCCAAACTCCTGGGTCCGCTGCTCACGGCTGAGGGTGTGCATCTGGTCAAGGGGTTCTACCGGCGGCCGCTGAAGGTCAGCGGCAGCGAGGACGCCAACGGCGGCGGGCGTGTCACCGAGCTCGTGGCCAGGCCGCTGCTCGCCGCGTTGCGCCCCGAACTGACCTGCTTGCTGCAGCCCCTGGGCGGCGAATACGCGGGCACCCGTGAGCTGCTGACCTCGGTGCCGTTCGCACCCGGCTACGGGGTGGAGATCGGCCTGCTGGTGGATACGTACGACCGCCTCGGCCTGAATGCGATAGCGCAGGTGAACCTCGGCGTCCGGGAGCACCGCAACCGGCCGCTGACCGAGCTCGCCGCGATGAGCCGACAGGTCATCGCGACCCTGTTGTCGCGATGCGGAGTGCCGGATTCCGGTGTCGGCCTGACCCAGTTCTTCGCCGACGGCGACGGTTTCACACCGCGCACCTCAGAGGTGTCGCTCGTCGACCGGCCGCCGATGAAGACCCTGCGGCCAGGCTTGTAG
- a CDS encoding DivIVA domain-containing protein yields the protein MTLVLLYLVVLVLIAIVLFALGSVLFGRGESLPPLPRDTTATVFPASGVTGADVEAVKFSQTLRGYKTSEVDWVLDRLAQELDLVRGQLAAVRAAHGIEDDVGDPRHIEGGAHALPSSEAEGES from the coding sequence GTGACGCTGGTTCTGCTGTATCTGGTCGTGCTGGTTCTGATCGCCATCGTGCTGTTCGCACTGGGCAGCGTGCTCTTCGGACGTGGCGAGTCGTTGCCGCCGTTGCCGCGCGATACGACGGCTACGGTATTCCCGGCCTCCGGCGTCACCGGCGCCGATGTCGAGGCCGTCAAGTTTAGCCAGACCCTGCGCGGTTACAAGACCAGTGAGGTGGACTGGGTGCTCGACCGACTGGCCCAGGAGCTCGACCTGGTGCGCGGGCAGCTGGCCGCGGTCCGTGCGGCTCACGGGATCGAAGACGACGTCGGGGATCCGCGCCACATCGAGGGTGGAGCGCACGCGCTGCCGTCGTCGGAGGCCGAGGGCGAATCGTGA
- a CDS encoding DNA-3-methyladenine glycosylase I, whose amino-acid sequence MTADDRVRCAWIDESRLSPDDFVLYRDYHDTEWGRPLRDSTALFERVTLEAFQSGLSWLIILRKRENFRRAFHQFDVERVARYRDRDIARLMEDAGIVRNRAKIEATIANARAVADLDVDFGELLWSFAPSQRPRPAAMSDVPAVTPESTAMAKELKRRGFRFVGPTTAYALMQATGMVDDHTADCWVPARFQ is encoded by the coding sequence GTGACCGCGGACGATCGTGTCCGGTGTGCGTGGATCGACGAATCGCGCTTGTCGCCAGACGATTTCGTGCTTTACCGGGATTACCACGACACCGAGTGGGGCCGGCCGCTGCGCGACTCGACTGCACTGTTCGAGCGCGTGACGCTGGAGGCGTTCCAAAGCGGCCTGTCGTGGCTGATCATCCTGCGCAAGCGGGAGAACTTCCGTCGCGCGTTTCACCAGTTCGACGTCGAGCGCGTCGCACGCTACCGCGACCGCGACATCGCCAGGTTGATGGAGGACGCCGGCATCGTGCGTAACCGCGCGAAGATCGAGGCGACCATCGCCAACGCCCGCGCAGTCGCTGATCTGGATGTGGACTTCGGCGAGTTGCTGTGGTCGTTCGCGCCGTCACAGCGGCCACGTCCGGCCGCCATGTCAGATGTCCCGGCGGTCACCCCGGAGTCGACCGCGATGGCCAAGGAACTGAAGCGGCGAGGCTTTCGGTTCGTCGGGCCGACGACGGCCTACGCCCTGATGCAGGCGACCGGAATGGTCGACGATCACACGGCAGACTGCTGGGTTCCAGCGAGATTCCAGTGA
- a CDS encoding DUF3117 domain-containing protein — protein sequence MAAMKPRTGDGPLEATKEGRGIVMRVPLEGGGRLVVELTPDEAAALGDELKGVTS from the coding sequence ATGGCGGCGATGAAGCCCCGGACCGGAGACGGTCCACTGGAAGCAACCAAGGAGGGGCGAGGCATCGTGATGCGGGTACCGCTGGAGGGCGGCGGACGTTTGGTCGTCGAACTGACCCCCGATGAGGCGGCGGCCCTCGGCGACGAGCTCAAGGGCGTCACCAGTTAG
- the glgA gene encoding glycogen synthase — protein MRVAMMTREYPPEVYGGAGVHVTELVAQLRHLCEVDVHCMGAPREGAIVAQPDPTLLGANPALSTLSADLSMVNTSGHANVVHSHTWYAGIAGHLAALLYGVPHVLTAHSLEPMRPWKAEQLGGGYRVSSWVEKTAVEAADAVIAVSSGMRDDVLSTYPALDPNRVHVVRNGIDTEVWYPAPPEPGESVLAELGVDMTRPIVAFVGRITRQKGVPHLIAAAHRFAPDIQLVLCAGAPDTPEIAAEVTEAVQDLARSRTGVFWVREMMPISKIREILSAATVFACPSVYEPLGIVNLEAMACATAVVASDVGGIPEVVADGHTGTLVHYDKDDPTGYESRLADAVNAVVSDPQRAARYGQAGRQRCIDEFSWAHIAEQTLEIYRKVAS, from the coding sequence ATGCGGGTGGCGATGATGACTCGGGAGTATCCACCCGAGGTCTATGGCGGGGCAGGCGTTCACGTCACCGAACTGGTCGCCCAGCTGCGTCACCTATGCGAGGTCGACGTGCACTGCATGGGCGCACCGCGCGAAGGCGCGATCGTCGCGCAACCCGATCCCACGTTGCTGGGCGCCAACCCCGCCCTGTCCACGTTGTCGGCGGACCTCAGCATGGTCAACACCTCGGGTCATGCCAACGTGGTGCATTCCCACACCTGGTACGCCGGGATAGCGGGCCACCTGGCCGCACTGCTGTACGGCGTTCCACATGTGCTGACCGCACACTCTCTGGAGCCGATGCGGCCGTGGAAGGCAGAACAGCTCGGCGGTGGATACCGGGTGTCGTCCTGGGTGGAGAAGACGGCGGTGGAAGCAGCCGACGCGGTGATCGCCGTCAGCTCGGGCATGCGCGACGACGTGCTGAGCACCTATCCCGCGCTTGACCCGAACCGGGTGCACGTGGTGCGCAACGGGATCGACACCGAGGTGTGGTACCCGGCCCCGCCCGAACCGGGCGAGTCGGTGCTCGCCGAACTCGGCGTCGACATGACCCGGCCGATCGTCGCGTTCGTCGGGCGGATCACCCGCCAAAAGGGCGTCCCGCATTTGATCGCGGCGGCACACAGATTCGCCCCCGACATTCAGCTGGTCCTTTGCGCGGGCGCACCCGACACCCCTGAAATCGCGGCGGAGGTCACCGAGGCCGTACAGGATCTGGCGCGCAGCCGCACGGGCGTCTTCTGGGTCCGCGAGATGATGCCGATCTCGAAGATTCGCGAAATTCTTTCCGCCGCAACCGTTTTCGCGTGTCCATCGGTGTACGAACCGCTCGGTATCGTCAACTTGGAGGCAATGGCCTGCGCAACGGCGGTGGTGGCGTCCGACGTCGGCGGTATCCCCGAGGTCGTGGCCGACGGCCACACCGGCACTCTGGTCCACTACGACAAAGACGACCCGACGGGCTATGAGTCGCGGCTCGCCGACGCGGTCAACGCGGTGGTGTCCGACCCGCAACGCGCCGCGCGATACGGTCAGGCGGGCAGGCAGCGCTGTATCGACGAGTTCTCGTGGGCGCACATCGCTGAGCAGACCCTCGAGATCTATCGGAAGGTGGCTTCCTAG